The nucleotide window tgTTATGTTAACTGTATAGCAGATCCAGTCTTAGGTGGGAAGGCTTAACAATTCATATTTATAGTGTCTTAAAATTTGTTTTTATTGAGTAATTAATTTTATCAAATTAGAAGTCAAAATTCCAAAGACCAGATATATACAAGGAGTATGAAGAGTAGAAAATGCCATACTGTTATGCCAATCCCcattcacaactcaattctccacccccacccccaccccaaaccaaagaaaaaaaggaaacatGATTCTCCACAAACTATCAACCATCTTTGCTCATTAATATTTTTGATGGGTGCTCCAAACATTTACAAAAAGCCACgaatgataaaagaaaaaaacttaGTACGAGCTTGTTTTCAATTCCAACCTCCTGAAGCGTCCTCTACATATTTCCTTCAGTGATTGGTTTATGGACTCAGCTATGAAGTATTGGAGAAAAACAGGTTGTAGTTACCCTCTTACTTTAATTCTATTCTAACAAGGTACAGGAGagcctattttttttttgaaatgtaaCTGATTTCAATGTCATGTGTGGTAttacttttcttttaattgtaaatCCCTTTTCTTATGTGACTTGCTATTGGTGATGATTAGGTCATAACACTAGATATGGGTTTGCTTGTTGCTGGGACAAAATACCGTGGAGAGTTTGAGGAAAGACTGAAGAAACTAATGGAAGAAATTAAACAAAGTGATGAAATAATACTCTTTATTGATGAAGTGCACACATTGATTGGAGCTGGAGCTGCAGAGGGGGCAATTGATGCTGCAAACATCTTGAAACCTGCCCTGGCTAGAGGGGAACTACAGGTTAGTTATCCTCCTAGACCTAGTATGTTCCTTGTAAATTTAAACAAGAACTAGAAATACACTTTTTAATTTGATGATTAATCATTATCTTGATCCTGAGTTAATCCTGGTAGAACTGCAAAACAATGTCGAAAGGTAAATCTGTTAACATGACAATATTTACTGCTGGTGTAACTGAGAAGTAGTTTATTTGGTTTCACTTGTCAGTGTATTGGAGCCACAACCCTGGATGAGTACAGAAAGCACATTGAGAAAGATCCTGCGTTGGAGAGGAGGTTCCAGCCAGTTAAAGTCCCTGAACCTACTGTGGATGAAACCATACAGATCTTGAAAGGGCTTCGGGAGAGATATGAGATTCATCACAAGCTCCGTTACACCGATGAGGCATTAGAAGCTGCTGCCCAGCTTTCTTATCAGTACATCAGGTAATTAATCATGTTttcattttccaaattttccttaTTCTCTCCTCGCTTTGAGTTGTTGGTACATTTTGACATTGGGATTTCATAACCAACTGATTTTACGCGTATAGTAAGATATATCCTTCCCAAGATGGTATTATGTTCTTTATATAGTGTCTTAGAAGTTGGTTTCTTTTGTATCGACATCTGAATAAGCTTATGCATATTTTTATCTACTCCTGAAAATTGGCACATATATCTCCAAACCAAAATATTTTTCCTAGATTCCATGATAACTCATTTATAGTTGACCACGCTTTTAACTTGAACCTTTGCTTGTTCCAGTGACCGTTTTCTGCCTGATAAAGCAATTGATTTGATTGATGAAGCTGGTTCTCGTGTTAGACTTCGCCATGCACAGGTATAAAGTACTCTCTTAATCTACCTTTCCCTGCCCTCTTTTCCTAATGGAGTCATGACCCGTTTTCTTGGTACGATCTAGCTCCCTGAGGAAGCAAGAGAGCTCGAGAAAGAACTTCGTCAGATTACAAAGGAGAAAAATGAAGCTGTGCGCGGTCAAGATTTTGAAAAGGTGATTGGTTTTCTCTGATTCTGTGCATAAAATTCCTGTGAACTGCTTTCTTCCTTAGTAAAAGCATTGAACTGCTTTTCATGCTAAATAGTGTAATTGCAGAGTTTGCATTACATAATCTCGTATCTCTCAATGCATTTGACAGGCTGGGGAACTGCGTGATAGAGAAATGGATCTTAAGGCACAGATCTCAGCCCtgatagacaaaaacaaagagaTGAGCAAGGCTGAATCCGAGGCTGGAGATACAGGTCCACTCGTTACAGAGGCAGATATTCAGCACATTGTGTCTTCATGGACTGGCATCCCTGTTGAGAAGGTTTCTACAGACGAGTCTGATCGCCtcttgaaaatggaagaaacactTCACACCAGAATCATTGGCCAGGATGAAGCTGTTAAAGCCATTAGTCGTGCTATCCGACGTGCTCGTGTTGGGCTCAAGAATCCCAACCGACCTATTGCCAGTTTCATCTTTTCTGGTCCAACTGGTGTTGGGAAATCAGAACTGGCCAAGGCTTTAGCAGCGTACTACTTTGGTTCTGAAGAAGCAATGATCCGGCTTGATATGAGTGAGTTTATGGAGAGACACACTGTCTCTAAACTCATTGGTTCACCCCCTGGTTATGTTGGTTACACTGAAGGTGGTCAACTGACTGAAGCTGTGAGGCGTCGACCTTACACTGTTGTGCTCTTTGATGAGATTGAGAAGGCTCATCCTGATGTCTTCAACATGATGCTTCAAATTCTTGAAGATGGAAGATTGACAGACAGCAAGGGCAGAACTGTCGACTTCAAGAATACACTTCTCATCATGACATCGAATGTCGGAAGCAGTGTGATAGAGAAAGGAGGCCGTCGTATAGGTTTTGATCTAGATTATGACGAGAAGGATAGCAGTTACAACCGTATCAAAAGCTTGGTGACTGAGGAGTTGAAACAGTACTTCAGGCCAGAGTTCTTGAACAGATTGGATGAGATGATTGTATTCCGTCAGCTAACTAAGTTAGAGGTGAAGGAGATAGCTGATATCATGCTTAAGGAGGTCTTTGAGAGGTTGAAAAATAAGGAGATAGAACTTCAAGTGACAGAGAGGTTTAGAGACAGGGTGGTTGATGAAGGGTACAACCCAAGCTACGGAGCAAGACCGTTGAGGAGAGCTATTATGAGACTGCTGGAAGACAGCATGGCTGAGAAGATGCTTGCAGGTGAGATCAAAGAAGGTGATTCAGTAATTGTGGACGTGGACTCTGATGGTAATGTGACCGTCCTCAATGGCACTAGCGGAACTCCCTCAGATCCAGCTCCTGAGCCTATCCCTGTGTAGATCCGCTCTGCTGCTTGCTTTAGCTCTGCAAATTTGTTGTTTGTAATGTTGCTTTCATTTGTCTTGGCCACTAAGCTCTCCTGGGGTTATGAAGCAACTTGTGAGTAATTTATGGGGTCATTGGGTGAAATCTGCCAAGTTGAGAAGGGTGGCATCTCCATTATATGCAGAGCTTTCAGGATTACACACTACATACTGGATTTCGTTAAGATTGTAGTGACCTCGCAAGATAGTGTAAAATTGCGACGAAGACTATGTAGAACCATATCTTCTAATTTATGGTAGGTGATAGTCGAATTTGTCATTGTTTTCAGCACCTTTTTCCTGCTGTCTGGCTCAAATCACAATCTTTATAGAATGCATATAAGGAAATaggttatttacatatatttCTCTAATGCTACGTTTCGTTAACTTTCCATTAAGTGGCTGAAGTATTTGTGCATCGCACACAGCAcaatcctattttttttttttctataaaatATCAAAACTTCATAGGCCTTATATTCAAGTAACAGTCGggatttatttttatctttttttattctttttcttttccatgtAACGGATTTAATAAACCCACCTCATTGACCTGAGCATGTTTTGGTTCTGAAGTAATCGTGAAAAAAGTGTAAACTAGAGTGCCTGCTTAAAAGTTGAACAGGACTTTTTGAGCTTGAACGAATTGATTTTTGTTGGATACTGCTCGATTTGGTTAATTGAAATTTGGCACAACACTAAAATGCACAAAAATGTCGCCACATCCCAAGAAAGATCCTATTCCTAGCCTCTCTACGGTCATTTAGATGCAAACAACTACAACAAATCCAAtgtaatcccataagtggggtcaGAGTGTAgagtgtacgcataccttacccctacctgcaaacaactacaacaaatccagtgtaatcccataagtggggtcaGAGGAGTGTAgggtgtacgcataccttacccttaccttaagaaggtagagagattgtttccggtAGACCTCGGCCTAggaaagatagagagaaaaacaTCTCTTATCTTAACGTAGATGATAACAGCTTAATGTATTTTTGGATCTGTCAAGTCATGAATGCAGtaacatattattatttttttgcggACTTTGACCATATATTTTTTCCCCTCGAAATGTTTTCATATGATCTAGTAGACAACAGGAGGTCTGTATAATTATGGGATCCTATCGCTGGAGATTTTTACTGGGAAACGGCCCAGACACAAACTATTTGATGGACAATGTGACTCTCCACGTTTTCGTCAAACTGGGCATTACCAGATCAAGTAATGGATATTGTTGATGGATCCTCTCGTTGTGTAGAAATGACACAAGGGGATGCAAATAAGAATATAAGTAGGGAACAGATGGGGTGTTTGGTTTCTATCTTCCAACTTGGGTTAGTATGTTCAGCAGAAACACCACAAGAGAGAATTAACATCGAACAGGTTTTACAGGGAACTGATAATAGTCAGAGACAGGTTTCCAAACTAATCGGAATCCACTGCTAAGCAGTCCCTAAAATACAGCTCAAAGAAAAGCCTGATTAAGTTGTTAATTGTTAATTGTCAATTGAGTTATGTATGGTCAAAGTTAGATATCAACTTCACATATACTTTTAAGACATATGACAGTTAATATCTTTTTATCCCGGATGACAGAATATATCAGAATGTCCCAAGTTCATCTCAATTTAAAATGTCTTCAGTCAGCAACCGCCATTTCAAATAAATTGCTCAGGAAGACATGGCATTAACCCATATAAATTGAGCGGTTAACAACTTAAAATAGCAGTTCAGAAAGATATACGGTACCAACTACCTACTAATCAGTTTTCCAAAACGTCCAAATTCAGATGACATCGAAAAAAGGAGCTCTGAATTTTGGGCATCACTATGATTCATTCGGTTAGTGAGGTACCAAAGCTCGACCACTGGAGTCTGGACATATAGATAAGAAATTATTCATCTCCATTTAGGCCAAAATTCAAATCAAGTTTTTGAGATAGCAAGTGAACAATCGTTTGTTAATATAGAGATAGAAGCTGCAAAAGTAAACCTCCCATGTCCTCACAAGATCTCATCAAGTAAATATGTATTTTATCCAGATGTAGCCCGAAAACAAAAACAATCAAGAAAGGGAGGGAATGCATAGATTCTGACAACAGTATAACCAAAATGGAATCATTCAATCCCTCAAAACCACTAAGTTTCTTTTCTCTTCACTCACAACAAAATCAGAAAGTTCCCAAAATATAACTAGAGTGGAAGGATTTCTCAGATCACGAACAATTCCCAAAACCAAAGGCAAAGGGGGAAGAAACAGTGCTACCCGAAAAAGCAGCTATTGCCAGAAAAAAGCCATAAATTGACAGGTAATCCTCATGGTCGATCAGTTTCTGCAACATTTGGCCAATCGAGAAACTTATAACCCTGAAGAGAAGGTGGCAAATAAGTCTGTGATGATGAGTCTGGATTGTCAGGAGGATAAATATAGTCCTTTCCATAACCAAGATCCTTCATTAGC belongs to Nicotiana tabacum cultivar K326 chromosome 6, ASM71507v2, whole genome shotgun sequence and includes:
- the LOC107798347 gene encoding ATP-dependent Clp protease ATP-binding subunit ClpA homolog CD4B, chloroplastic-like, with product MARALVQSTNIPSSVAGERTRQFSGSGKNKKTVKMLCNVQSPSIRLTNFTGLRGCNAVDTLVKSGQTLHSKVAAATSVRRPKGCRFVPKAMFERFTEKAIKVIMLAQEEARRLGHNFVGTEQILLGLIGEGTGIAAKVLKSMGINLKDARVEVEKIIGRGSGFVAVEIPFTPRAKRVLELSLEEARQLGHNYIGSEHLLLGLLREGEGVAARVLENLGADPSNIRTQVIRMVGESNEAVGASVGGGTSGQKMPTLEEYGTNLTKLAEEGKLDPVVGRQPQIERVTQILGRRTKNNPCLIGEPGVGKTAIAEGLAQRIANGDVPETIEGKKVITLDMGLLVAGTKYRGEFEERLKKLMEEIKQSDEIILFIDEVHTLIGAGAAEGAIDAANILKPALARGELQCIGATTLDEYRKHIEKDPALERRFQPVKVPEPTVDETIQILKGLRERYEIHHKLRYTDEALEAAAQLSYQYISDRFLPDKAIDLIDEAGSRVRLRHAQLPEEARELEKELRQITKEKNEAVRGQDFEKAGELRDREMDLKAQISALIDKNKEMSKAESEAGDTGPLVTEADIQHIVSSWTGIPVEKVSTDESDRLLKMEETLHTRIIGQDEAVKAISRAIRRARVGLKNPNRPIASFIFSGPTGVGKSELAKALAAYYFGSEEAMIRLDMSEFMERHTVSKLIGSPPGYVGYTEGGQLTEAVRRRPYTVVLFDEIEKAHPDVFNMMLQILEDGRLTDSKGRTVDFKNTLLIMTSNVGSSVIEKGGRRIGFDLDYDEKDSSYNRIKSLVTEELKQYFRPEFLNRLDEMIVFRQLTKLEVKEIADIMLKEVFERLKNKEIELQVTERFRDRVVDEGYNPSYGARPLRRAIMRLLEDSMAEKMLAGEIKEGDSVIVDVDSDGNVTVLNGTSGTPSDPAPEPIPV